A DNA window from Hydra vulgaris chromosome 13, alternate assembly HydraT2T_AEP contains the following coding sequences:
- the LOC100200480 gene encoding m7GpppN-mRNA hydrolase, translated as MSDENGTQHLPSIPRDVLQDLCSRFLINIPENEKNNLVRICFQIELAHWYYIDFSRQENPDLPSCDMKNFIFIIFNEFEFLNKKKQSIQSIYENWKQYKVRVPVYGAILLDEELENCLLVQGFHKKISWGFPKGKVNKDEGGLECAAREVWEETGYDIRPIAHPDQFIENTIHDHQVRLYIVAGVVKNFDFKPNTRGEIKEIRWFPIQHLPTHKKDPAPKEVFGLFANNFFMIHTFIKPLRKWIQEKSESMGSFKIKPPITLSHPECALVFDDSHSIQQKRHEEAEKFRRMHMLINPLQSSKESENTLKSLLGLNTSKTKIQTQPDAIRKLLTGNLDISPHHPFQETFKQSVTCTNDIVVQHENKQYINALSHSQSLKNYQVPFENQVIKPKFQHEAVSNFTKNSNGQSQTKKSVNVDQDINKFGCDGEKQIPLTLSVTSSLHFHNNRSLDCYDTEVPFKGKSDTKCSIKPRTSKLSDFAFKAPAFLNFKFNSEEILSKLIC; from the exons ATGTCTGATGAAAACGGAACTCAACACTTGCCATCCATTCCGAGGGATGTTTTGCAAGATCTTTGCag CCGCTTCTTAATCAACATtcctgaaaatgaaaaaaacaacctgGTGCGTATATGTTTTCAAATTGAACTTGCCCATTGGTATTACATAGATTTCTCTCGACAAGAAAACCCGGATCTTCCATCATGTGatatgaaaaactttatatttataa TCTTTAATGAGTTtgaatttttgaacaaaaaaaagcaatctaTTCAGTCCATTTATGAAAATTGGAAGCAATACAAAGTTCGTGTTCCTGTTTATGGAGCTATTTTATTGGATGAAGAACTGGAAAAT TGTCTTCTGGTCCAAGGATTCCACAAGAAAATTAGTTGGGGTTTTCCTAAAGGAAAAGTCAATAAAGATGAAGGAGGTCTGGAATGTGCTGCACGAGag GTTTGGGAGGAAACTGGTTATGACATTCGACCAATAGCACATCCTGatcaatttattgaaaacacaATACATGATCACCAA GTACGTTTATATATTGTTGCTGGTGTTGTTAAAAACTTTGACTTTAAACCAAACACAAGAGGTGAGATTAAG gaAATTCGATGGTTTCCAATTCAACACCTGCCAACTCATAAAAAAGATCCTGCTCCTAAAGAAGTATTTGGATTGTTTGcaaacaatttctttatgatTCATACATTTATCAa ACCTCTGCGAAAATGGATTCAAGAAAAAAGTGAAAGCATGGgtagctttaaaataaaaccacCTATTACATTAAGTCACCCGGAATGTGCATTAGTATTTGATGACTCGCATTCAATTCAACAAAAAAGACACGAAGAGGCTGAAAAGTTTCGCCGTATGCATATGCTAATTAATCCATTACAGTCTAGCAAAGAAAGTGAAAACACATTAAAGTCACTTTTGGGGTTGAACA cttCCAAAACAAAGATACAAACTCAACCAGATGCTATTCGTAAGCTTTTAACAGGGAATTTGGATATATCTCCTCATCATCCTTTTCAGGAAACATTCAAGCAGTCTGTAACTTGTACAAATGATATTGTTGTACAAcatgaaaataaacaatacaTAAATGCACTATCTCATAgccaatcattaaaaaattatcaggTGCCTTTTGAAAATCaagtaataaaaccaaaatttcaGCATGAAGCTGTTTCTAATTTTACAAAGAATTCAAATGGACAATCACAgacaaaaaaatcagttaatgtagatcaagatataaataaatttggcTGTGATGGAGAGAAGCAAATACCTTTAACATTATCTGTGACATCATCTCTTCATTTTCATAATAATCGAAGTTTGGATTGCTATGATACTGAAGTTCCTTTTAAAGGAAAGAGTGATACAAAGTGTTCAATAAAGCCTCGAACATCAAAATTATCTGATTTTGCTTTTAAAGCTcctgcttttttaaattttaaatttaactctGAAGAGATTCtttcaaaattgatttgttaa